A DNA window from Brassica napus cultivar Da-Ae chromosome C1, Da-Ae, whole genome shotgun sequence contains the following coding sequences:
- the LOC106400353 gene encoding arabinogalactan protein 13-like — MDAMKMRLFEAVLVAMMAFSALQQAAAVDAPAPSPTSDASLSIPAFVATVATLAVGFLF, encoded by the coding sequence ATGGATGCAATGAAGATGAGACTCTTTGAGGCTGTCTTGGTGGCTATGATGGCTTTCTCTGCTCTGCAACAGGCAGCCGCCGTGGATGCTCCAGCTCCGAGCCCTACCTCTGACGCTTCCTTGTCTATCCCTGCTTTTGTCGCTACCGTAGCCACTCTGGCGGTTGGGTTTCTATTCTGA
- the LOC111211788 gene encoding uncharacterized protein LOC111211788: MVFNGGSVMSVALLSADIWQRARMIPPSDRISSREMLDLVCLFPLQELGRFAVWFLTVLCLPPPGLLYPEVDDEEEDDRDDHAFAYSSSSAAIATYQNHFHLHFE, from the coding sequence ATGGTGTTCAACGGCGGGAGTGTTATGTCGGTAGCCCTTTTGTCGGCTGATATTTGGCAGCGAGCAAGGATGATACCACCGTCGGACCGCATAAGCAGCCGGGAAATGCTCGACCTTGTCTGCTTATTCCCGCTACAGGAACTGGGTCGATTCGCTGTGTGGTTTTTGACCGTTCTCTGTCTTCCTCCGCCAGGTTTGCTTTATCCTGAAGttgacgacgaagaagaagacgatcgTGATGATCACGCTTTCGCTTATAGCTCATCTTCAGCTGCCATCGCTACATATCAGAATCACTTCCATCTGCATTTTGAGTGA
- the LOC106397793 gene encoding F-box/FBD/LRR-repeat protein At4g26340 isoform X2, translated as MDIISHLSDDLLLRILSFVPTKDVVATSLLSKRWECLWTSVSKLGYDDSYHHTGDYKNFSQFVYRSLLSNKAPVLDKLHLKLGPDCPFIDVELWINIALSRRVRELEIDLFSKEESFNLPNSLYTSETLEILTLISCVLVNVPSSVCLPSLKTLKLDRVDYTDNDTLPRLLSGCPNLEVLFVERHVGDETTDSIVVAPSLQRLTMLDTHSGTCGRFVVDVPSLKHLEITDSVAYVDLRRMENMPVLEKACVWITSSGVTQEFLKALTSVHRLSLSLSPSEVMMHPSGMTFNQLVHLDLYTLTEGWWDLLTCMLQDSPKLRFLRLSNTATFSPDSTDLGEKYQMLKVLASVATISASSQLLFD; from the exons ATGGACATCATCAGTCACTTGTCGGATGATTTGCTCTTGCGGATTCTGTCATTTGTTCCTACAAAAGATGTCGTGGCCACAAGTCTTTTGTCCAAAAGATGGGAATGTCTTTGGACGTCAGTGTCCAAACTTGGTTACGATGATAGCTATCATCACACCGGTGACTACAAGAACTTCTCGCAGTTTGTTTACAGGTCTTTGCTCTCCAATAAAGCACCAGTACTAGACAAGTTACATCTCAAGCTCGGCCCTGACTGTCCCTTCATCGATGTTGAACTATGGATTAACATCGCACTTAGTCGCCGTGTCCGTGAACTAGAAATTGATCTTTTTTCCAAGGAAGAGTCTTTTAATTTGCCTAATAGCCTATACACCTCTGAAACACTAGAGATCTTGACACTCATCAGCTGCGTCCTCGTGAACGTCCCTTCTTCCGTTTGTCTCCCGTCTCTCAAAACTCTCAAGCTCGACCGTGTCGATTACACAGACAACGATACTCTACCGCGTCTTCTATCCGGTTGTCCAAATCTCGAAGTCTTGTTTGTGGAACGACATGTTGGAGACGAGACAACTGATTCTATCGTCGTCGCGCCTTCGTTACAAAGATTAACTATGTTGGACACACATTCCGGTACATGCGGTCGGTTTGTGGTTGATGTCCCTTCTTTGAAGCACCTTGAAATTACAGATTCTGTTGCTTACGTCGACCTCCGTCGAATGGAGAATATGCCTGTGTTGGAGAAGGCATGCGTTTGGATTACTAGTAGTGGAGTGACCCAAGAGTTTTTAAAGGCTCTTACTTCTGTCCACCGCCTTTCACTATCTTTATCACCTTCAGAg gTTATGATGCATCCTTCTGGTATGACATTCAATCAGCTTGTTCATCTGGACTTGTACACTTTAACTGAAGGCTGGTGGGATCTTCTTACTTGTATGCTCCAAGATTCCCCTAAACTGCGATTTCTCAGACTCAGCAAT ACAGCGACATTCTCTCCAGATTCTACTGATTTGGGAGAGAAGTATCAGATGCTCAAGGTGTTGGCATCTGTAGCTACAATATCTGCTTCGTCTCAGCTTCTATTCGACTGA
- the LOC106397793 gene encoding F-box/FBD/LRR-repeat protein At4g26340 isoform X1, with product MDIISHLSDDLLLRILSFVPTKDVVATSLLSKRWECLWTSVSKLGYDDSYHHTGDYKNFSQFVYRSLLSNKAPVLDKLHLKLGPDCPFIDVELWINIALSRRVRELEIDLFSKEESFNLPNSLYTSETLEILTLISCVLVNVPSSVCLPSLKTLKLDRVDYTDNDTLPRLLSGCPNLEVLFVERHVGDETTDSIVVAPSLQRLTMLDTHSGTCGRFVVDVPSLKHLEITDSVAYVDLRRMENMPVLEKACVWITSSGVTQEFLKALTSVHRLSLSLSPSEVMMHPSGMTFNQLVHLDLYTLTEGWWDLLTCMLQDSPKLRFLRLSNNKLTSESKETPIGWRPPSSVPECLLSSLEAFVWIGYNGRQGDREMAIYLLKNTACLKTATFSPDSTDLGEKYQMLKVLASVATISASSQLLFD from the exons ATGGACATCATCAGTCACTTGTCGGATGATTTGCTCTTGCGGATTCTGTCATTTGTTCCTACAAAAGATGTCGTGGCCACAAGTCTTTTGTCCAAAAGATGGGAATGTCTTTGGACGTCAGTGTCCAAACTTGGTTACGATGATAGCTATCATCACACCGGTGACTACAAGAACTTCTCGCAGTTTGTTTACAGGTCTTTGCTCTCCAATAAAGCACCAGTACTAGACAAGTTACATCTCAAGCTCGGCCCTGACTGTCCCTTCATCGATGTTGAACTATGGATTAACATCGCACTTAGTCGCCGTGTCCGTGAACTAGAAATTGATCTTTTTTCCAAGGAAGAGTCTTTTAATTTGCCTAATAGCCTATACACCTCTGAAACACTAGAGATCTTGACACTCATCAGCTGCGTCCTCGTGAACGTCCCTTCTTCCGTTTGTCTCCCGTCTCTCAAAACTCTCAAGCTCGACCGTGTCGATTACACAGACAACGATACTCTACCGCGTCTTCTATCCGGTTGTCCAAATCTCGAAGTCTTGTTTGTGGAACGACATGTTGGAGACGAGACAACTGATTCTATCGTCGTCGCGCCTTCGTTACAAAGATTAACTATGTTGGACACACATTCCGGTACATGCGGTCGGTTTGTGGTTGATGTCCCTTCTTTGAAGCACCTTGAAATTACAGATTCTGTTGCTTACGTCGACCTCCGTCGAATGGAGAATATGCCTGTGTTGGAGAAGGCATGCGTTTGGATTACTAGTAGTGGAGTGACCCAAGAGTTTTTAAAGGCTCTTACTTCTGTCCACCGCCTTTCACTATCTTTATCACCTTCAGAg gTTATGATGCATCCTTCTGGTATGACATTCAATCAGCTTGTTCATCTGGACTTGTACACTTTAACTGAAGGCTGGTGGGATCTTCTTACTTGTATGCTCCAAGATTCCCCTAAACTGCGATTTCTCAGACTCAGCAAT AACAAATTAACAAGTGAAAGCAAAGAGACCCCAATTGGTTGGAGGCCTCCGAGTTCTGTTCCTGAGTGTTTGTTGTCTAGTCTAGAGGCTTTCGTGTGGATTGGGTACAATGGGAGACAAGGGGACAGAGAGATGGCAATATATCTCCTGAAAAATACTGCTTGTTTGAAGACAGCGACATTCTCTCCAGATTCTACTGATTTGGGAGAGAAGTATCAGATGCTCAAGGTGTTGGCATCTGTAGCTACAATATCTGCTTCGTCTCAGCTTCTATTCGACTGA